One region of Chryseobacterium sp. C-71 genomic DNA includes:
- the gcvT gene encoding glycine cleavage system aminomethyltransferase GcvT, protein MKKTALYDKHVSLGAKIVPFAGFDMPVQYSGVTEEHFAVREKAGLFDVSHMGQFFIEGAGSKDLLQFVTTNNVIALENGKAQYSCLPNEDGGIVDDLIVYKMEDDKYFVVVNASNIEKDWNHISKYNTFGAKMTNASDEMSLLAVQGPKATEILQKITETNLSEIPYYHFTVGSVAGVSDVIISNTGYTGSGGFEIYFKNENAEQLWDAIIEAGESEGIIPCGLAARDTLRLEKGFCLYGMDIDDTTSPIEAGLGWITKFDKDFVSKDIFAKQKEEGVTRKLIGFELTDKGVPRHDYPVVDAEGNVIGRVTSGTQSPMKKIGLGIAYVDKPHFKLGTEIFIQVRNKNIPAKVVKMPFV, encoded by the coding sequence ATGAAGAAAACAGCCTTGTACGATAAACACGTTTCTTTGGGAGCGAAAATAGTACCTTTTGCAGGATTTGATATGCCTGTACAATATTCCGGAGTGACGGAAGAGCACTTTGCAGTAAGAGAAAAAGCGGGATTATTTGACGTATCTCACATGGGACAGTTTTTCATTGAAGGTGCAGGCTCGAAAGATCTTTTGCAGTTTGTAACAACCAATAATGTTATTGCTCTTGAGAACGGAAAAGCTCAATACTCTTGTCTTCCGAACGAAGATGGCGGAATTGTAGATGACCTTATCGTTTACAAAATGGAAGATGACAAATATTTTGTGGTTGTCAACGCTTCAAACATCGAAAAAGACTGGAATCACATTTCAAAATACAATACTTTCGGTGCAAAAATGACGAATGCTTCAGATGAAATGTCTCTTTTGGCAGTTCAGGGACCGAAAGCGACTGAAATTCTTCAGAAAATAACTGAAACCAATCTATCAGAAATTCCTTATTACCATTTTACAGTTGGTTCTGTGGCTGGAGTAAGTGATGTGATTATTTCAAACACTGGTTACACAGGAAGCGGTGGTTTTGAAATTTATTTCAAAAATGAAAACGCAGAACAACTTTGGGATGCAATCATTGAAGCTGGAGAAAGCGAAGGAATTATTCCTTGCGGATTGGCTGCCAGAGATACTTTAAGATTAGAAAAAGGGTTCTGTTTGTACGGAATGGACATCGATGACACAACTTCTCCTATCGAAGCCGGATTAGGCTGGATCACAAAATTTGATAAAGATTTTGTGTCTAAAGATATTTTTGCAAAACAAAAAGAGGAAGGCGTTACGAGAAAATTAATAGGTTTTGAATTAACTGATAAAGGCGTACCAAGACATGATTATCCTGTCGTAGATGCAGAAGGAAATGTGATCGGAAGAGTAACTTCCGGAACCCAATCGCCGATGAAAAAAATCGGTTTGGGAATTGCGTATGTTGACAAGCCTCATTTCAAATTAGGAACTGAAATTTTTATTCAGGTAAGAAATAAAAATATTCCTGCGAAAGTCGTTAAAATGCCTTTCGTTTAG
- a CDS encoding sugar phosphate isomerase/epimerase: MQRIDFLKLSSLGFLGLYSCGISKSMNTNQRLALQIYTIRDAVSQNLEKAFEKIASLGYKDVEIYGYDGNFFGKNKNEFQTILNNTGLKVISSHHRTGITDKDEGTLLKNWKNTLDDLNYIGAKYAVCSYLPEAERTLETYRKLPEVLENAGEISTQNGIQLAYHNHDFEFLKMDDQKNFYDFILENTSPDLVKMELDLYWITKAGFDPLAYFEKHPGRFPLWHVKDMQRETKNFAEIGNGIIDFKRVFEAREKAGLKYWFVEQDSSERDIFDSISMSKKYIESNSFFFN, from the coding sequence ATGCAGAGAATTGATTTTTTGAAACTGTCATCTTTAGGTTTTTTGGGATTATATTCTTGCGGAATCTCAAAATCTATGAACACAAACCAACGTTTAGCTTTACAAATTTACACCATTCGGGACGCCGTCTCTCAAAATCTGGAAAAAGCCTTTGAGAAAATCGCTTCTTTAGGTTATAAAGATGTAGAAATCTATGGATATGACGGAAATTTTTTTGGCAAAAACAAAAATGAATTTCAAACTATTTTAAATAATACAGGTTTAAAAGTCATCAGTTCGCATCATCGTACCGGAATCACCGATAAAGATGAAGGAACACTTTTAAAAAATTGGAAAAATACATTAGATGATCTCAATTATATCGGTGCAAAATATGCCGTTTGCTCTTATCTTCCTGAAGCCGAAAGAACTCTTGAGACTTACCGAAAACTTCCGGAAGTTTTGGAAAATGCCGGTGAAATTTCAACGCAAAATGGAATCCAACTTGCGTATCACAATCACGATTTTGAATTTTTAAAAATGGATGATCAGAAGAATTTCTATGATTTCATTTTAGAAAATACTTCGCCGGATTTAGTTAAAATGGAACTTGATTTATATTGGATTACAAAAGCAGGTTTTGATCCGCTAGCTTATTTTGAAAAACATCCTGGAAGATTTCCTTTGTGGCATGTGAAAGATATGCAGAGGGAAACAAAAAATTTCGCAGAAATCGGAAATGGGATTATTGATTTTAAAAGAGTTTTTGAAGCCAGAGAAAAAGCTGGTTTAAAATATTGGTTTGTTGAGCAGGATTCGAGTGAGAGAGATATTTTTGACAGCATTTCGATGAGTAAAAAATATATTGAAAGCAATTCTTTCTTCTTCAATTAA
- a CDS encoding arsenate reductase family protein encodes MKKVFYLNSCDTCRKILAKFDLRDWEMREIKKEPITQEEVEAMHKITNSYEDLFSKKSTQIKLRELDLKTMGEDDFKELLLDHYTFLKRPVFLTDTEIFIGNDKKNIENLRAHFNGNN; translated from the coding sequence ATGAAGAAAGTATTTTATCTTAATAGTTGCGACACATGCAGAAAAATTTTAGCAAAATTTGATCTGAGAGACTGGGAGATGCGCGAAATAAAGAAAGAGCCTATCACGCAGGAAGAAGTGGAAGCAATGCATAAAATCACAAATTCTTATGAGGATTTGTTCAGTAAAAAATCAACCCAGATCAAATTAAGAGAACTTGATTTGAAAACAATGGGTGAAGACGATTTCAAAGAATTGTTGTTAGATCACTATACGTTCTTGAAGCGTCCGGTTTTCCTTACTGATACGGAGATTTTCATAGGAAACGACAAGAAAAACATTGAGAATTTAAGAGCTCATTTCAACGGAAATAATTAG
- a CDS encoding acyl-CoA thioesterase → MDNKPVTFQFISEPSDVNYGGNVHGGSVMKWIDQAGYACATTWSGNYSVTVYVGGIRFYEPIKIGEIVKVEAQVIYTGSSSMHISINVFSRNLKQPIFDKKTHCIIVFVAVDENGKKLPVPKWIPETNEEKQQEMYAKRLMELRTQIEDEMKPFL, encoded by the coding sequence ATGGATAATAAGCCTGTAACTTTTCAGTTTATTTCGGAGCCTTCAGATGTCAATTATGGGGGAAATGTACACGGTGGAAGTGTTATGAAATGGATTGACCAAGCAGGATACGCCTGTGCAACAACCTGGAGCGGAAATTATTCTGTAACAGTGTATGTAGGCGGAATTCGTTTTTATGAGCCAATAAAAATCGGAGAAATCGTAAAAGTTGAGGCTCAAGTCATCTATACTGGTTCATCGAGTATGCATATTTCGATCAACGTCTTCTCAAGAAACCTTAAACAACCGATTTTTGATAAAAAAACACACTGTATTATCGTTTTTGTAGCCGTTGATGAAAACGGTAAAAAGTTACCCGTTCCTAAATGGATTCCTGAAACCAATGAAGAAAAACAGCAGGAAATGTATGCCAAACGTCTGATGGAACTCAGAACGCAAATTGAAGATGAAATGAAACCTTTCCTTTAA